From Pseudanabaena sp. PCC 6802, one genomic window encodes:
- a CDS encoding TIGR01548 family HAD-type hydrolase, protein MVDLSKIALVLDIDGVIRDVAGSYRRALADTVEYFTAGTYRPTPEDIDLLKAEGIWNNDWEASQELINRYFSKTGHSPGNSGEDLSYDKIVQFFQSRYRGSDPNNPQHWNGYIAREPLIATPEYFQNLTIAQIAWGFFSGATRGSATYVLQRLQIYSAVLIAMEDAPGKPDPKGLLDAISLLGDRPIGIYVGDTVADMHTAIAARGVDPDRRWIAVGAIPPHIQAERAVEYTKLLRSHGADLVVSSILELTPEAIDCYVAQYS, encoded by the coding sequence ATGGTAGACCTGTCAAAAATTGCATTAGTCCTAGATATTGATGGTGTAATCAGAGATGTTGCTGGCTCCTATCGCCGTGCCCTTGCCGATACCGTCGAGTATTTCACGGCTGGAACCTACCGTCCTACGCCTGAAGACATAGATTTACTCAAAGCTGAAGGCATCTGGAACAACGACTGGGAAGCATCGCAGGAACTAATAAACCGTTATTTTAGCAAAACTGGGCATAGCCCTGGCAATTCTGGTGAAGATCTCAGCTATGACAAGATCGTGCAGTTTTTTCAAAGTCGGTACCGTGGCAGCGACCCCAACAATCCGCAACACTGGAATGGCTATATTGCCCGCGAACCCCTAATTGCTACGCCTGAGTATTTTCAAAACCTCACAATTGCCCAAATTGCCTGGGGTTTTTTTAGCGGCGCGACGCGCGGATCGGCTACCTACGTGTTGCAACGCTTGCAGATTTACTCTGCTGTCTTGATCGCGATGGAAGATGCGCCCGGCAAACCCGATCCGAAGGGCTTACTAGATGCGATCTCCCTGTTAGGCGATCGGCCCATCGGAATTTACGTTGGCGATACGGTTGCGGATATGCACACCGCGATCGCGGCTAGGGGCGTAGATCCAGATCGCCGCTGGATCGCCGTGGGCGCAATCCCGCCCCACATTCAAGCCGAGCGTGCGGTGGAATATACAAAATTGCTGCGATCTCATGGGGCTGACCTCGTGGTAAGTAGCATTTTGGAACTCACGCCGGAAGCGATCGATTGTTATGTCGCTCAATACAGCTAA